Proteins encoded together in one Triticum urartu cultivar G1812 unplaced genomic scaffold, Tu2.1 TuUngrouped_contig_7547, whole genome shotgun sequence window:
- the LOC125531592 gene encoding protein enabled homolog produces the protein MAAAPPALPDEQDHPPPPPPTRRPGLPPPRLPRLQGLGLRRLPPRIPPPPPRAPLGTPPCSASSSRTGETSASPASTPSPLRPSPSPYQSLRNKPADIRVASSDCSSQEGAACLWGRVSRRSYLGLKEFIAPLRVD, from the exons ATGGCAGCAGCGCCGCCGGCGCTCCCGGACGAGCAagatcatcctcctcctccgcctcccaCCCGACGACCCGGTCTGCCTCCTCCGCGCCTCCCTCGTCTGCAAGGCCTGGGGTTGCGTCGTCTCCCGCCCCGgattccgccgccgcctccacgaGCTCCACTGGGCACCCCCCCGTgctcggcttcctcctccaggaCTGGAGAAACAAGCGCGTCCCCCGCTTCAACCCCATCACCGCTTCGTCCTTCTCCCTCGCCGTACCAGA GTCTGCGCAACAAGCCTGCTGACATCCGCGTCGCTTCCAGTGACTGTAGCAGCCAAGAAGGAGCTGCCTGTTTGTGGGGGCGGGTCTCAAGACGGAGCTATTTGGGCTTGAAG GAGTTCATTGCCCCCCTCCGTGTGGACTGA